The window TCGGCCAGATGGCCATCCTGACGCTGGTGACCTACGCACTGGTACAGCAACGCTTACAGGTTCAGCTGAGTGATGCTGACACTTACTGGGTATTTTTCTGGCTGTGCCTGCTGTGGCCAGTCAATGTGGCGCTGATCCGCTATTTACCCGAACGGCGGCCGTTCTCTCTTGGCGGCATGATATTTCCCGCCATTCTCGGCCTGCAGTTTCTGGTGCTGGCGGCACTGAGCGTCAGCGACTGGTATGCCGCCAGTCTGGACTGGACGGCTGGCTTCCGTGAACAGGCCAGCGCCGGCCTGTTGCCACTGCCTGCGTGGGTTACCTTTACTCTTGGTGCTGCGCTGATTATCAACCGCCTGCCACAACAGAGCGATACACCACTGGCCCTGCTGGCGCTTCTGCTTTTACATGGCTGGTTATTTTACCGGCTGGATGCCAGCCAGATTTCTGTACTGGTCAGCAGCCTGTCGCTGCTTTTATTGTTTGCCACCCTGCTGATCAACAATCACCACCTGGCCTTTATTGACGAGCTCACCGGTCTGCCCGGTCGCCGGGCCCTGATGAATGACCTGAAACACTGTCATGGCCGCTACCTGCTGGTGATGGCGGATATCGATCATTTCAAACAATTCAACGATACCCATGGCCATGATGTCGGCGATGACGTACTGCGTCTGGTGGCCGCCCAACTGAATAAAACCAGCGGTGGCGGACGCGCTTACCGTTACGGCGGCGAAGAATTTACCCTGATATTTCCGTCATCCGAGCTGAGCGAATGCCTGCCTTTTATTGAAGCAACCCGCGAGCGCATCGCCAGCTATCCGCTGATTGTACGCAACCGTCAGCAACGCCCGGAGACCCAGCGTCAGGGCAAAAAACAGCGCGGCCAAAGCAATAACAGCAAAACCCTGAATGTCACCATGAGCTTTGGCGCCGCGCGGCGTAACAGCGGCGAAAGCATCGAAGAGTTAATGAAACGTGCTGACAAAGCGCTGTACAAAGCCAAAGAAAATGGCCGCAACCGGGTGGAAAAGGCGAAATAGAGCAGGATCAGCGTTATCATAGGCGCTGATTCTTTTTGCCTGTTATCAGCATGAATAAAGAAAAACGCATCGAAATATTTTCCCGCCTGAAGGCCGAAAATCTGCACCCGGAAACGGAACTGGAATACAGCACGCCCTTTGAACTGCTGATTGCCGTGCTGCTGTCAGCTCAGGCCACCGACGTCAGCGTCAACAAGGCAACACGCAAACTCTACCCGGTAGCCAATACCCCTGAAAGTATCCGCGCGCTGGGGGAAGAAGGTTTAAAGCAATACATCAAGACCATCGGCCTGTTTAACAGCAAAGCCAAAAACGTCATCAGGTTGTGCGAGATTCTGCTTGAACAACATGGCGGTGAAGTGCCGCAAACCCGTGAAGCACTGGAAGCCCTGCCCGGTGTCGGACGCAAAACCGCTAATGTGGTGCTGAACACGGCCTTTGGTCAGCCAACCATTGCCGTCGACACCCATATTTTCCGCGTCTCTAATCGCACGAAAATTGCGCCGGGTAAAAATGTTGATGAAGTGGAACAGCGCCTTATGCGGGTCGTGCCAAAAGAGTTTCAGCTTGATGCCCACCACTGGCTGATTCTGCATGGCCGCTATGTCTGCGTGGCGCGCAAACCCAAATGCGGCGCCTGTATCATCGAAGACCTGTGCGAATTCAAACAAAAGACATCAGACTAGGAGCTTCCCATGCGACTGTTACACACCATGCTGCGCGTCGGCGATATGGACCGCGCCATTGAGTTTTACACCAAAGTGCTGGGCATGACCCTGCTGCGCAAGCACGACAACGAAGAATACCAGTACACCCTGGCCTTTATCGGTTATCAGCCGGAGAGCGAAGGCGCAGTGCTGGAGCTGACCTACAACTGGGGCACCAGCGAATACGACCTGGGCAGCGCTTACGGCCATATCGCCATCGAAGTGGATAACGCCGCCGAAGCCTGTGAACGCATCCGTAATCATGGTGGCAATGTCGTGCGTGAAGCCGGCCCGGTTAAAGGCGGCACCACGGTGATTGCCTTTGTTGAAGATCCGGACGGCTATAAGATTGAACTGATCGAGAAACGCGCCGACGCCCATAATTTCTGAGCGGCGGCACGCTGTATAGCTCAGGGCTGGTAGCGGAAATGCAGTACCTTTAAGCCGCGCCCGGCCTGAGCTTCAATAAAGACCGGCGGGTTGGCCAGCCGCTCCACCAGCACACAGTGCGGAGCATGCTGAGCTACTTCTGCCAGCAGAAAATCTTCGCCCAGATCCGGGGCATTCAGACACAGCAGGCAATCACCACCGGCGACCATCAGCTCCGGCAGACGCCGCAGCAGTTTGGCGTAATCACGGCGGATATCGACACTGCCTTTCTGGTACGTCGGCGGATCGCAGATCAGCAAATCGTAAGGACCGTGCTTTTTCAGCCGGCCAAAAGATTTAAAGATATCCACCCCTTCAAACACCACCCGGCTAAGATCGTGGTCATTCAGACGATGGTTTTCACGGCCATGACTCAAGGCCGCGCGGCTCATATCCACATTCACCACTTTAGTGGCACCACCGGCCAGCGCCGCCAGCGAGAAGCCACAGGTATAGGCAAACAGATTGAGTACCCGCCGCCCATCACTGTGCGCCCGCACCCAGCGGCGGCCATTGGCCATATCCAGAAACAGCCCGGTATTCTGCGAACGGTTAAGGTGCAGCCAGTAGCTCAGACCATCCTCTTTAATTACCAGCTGTTCCGGTAGTTGGCCGCACAGCAGGGTAAAAGGCGCGCCGGTACGACAGCGGTGCTGCACCACCACACTGAGCTGACCAGCATGATCAGGGCGGCCACGCTTAAGGCCTGCCAGCAACTGCTGCTCAAGCTCTGACAGCCAGGATTCGTCCACTTCGGCGTACAGGGTGATCAGCACCAGAGGTGCGTACCAGTCAATATTAAGGTGCTCGAAGCCCGGCCAGGCATGTCCGCGGCCATGGAAAAGTCGTTGTGCCTGATCGTCAACTGGCCACTGAATATGCTGAAACACCGGGCTTTCCTGTAATTTTGGGCGCGCAAGTTTAGCAAAAGAAGGCCGTCTGCGCCCGTAACTGCAGGCCGGTTGCAAATAGTTGCCAAACTGCCCTGCTAAGGCTTGGTAAGGGGGAATAAGTAAGATACTATAATCGCGCCTGTGCAGGTGTGCAGGTGTGTTGGCGAGTGCTCCATATTCGTAAGATATGCAAGATACTGGTCGATAGCGGCATTTATTGATTGTCTTCCCGGTTCGCCGGCCAGTATCGATGAAAATGCCAGAAGATATAGCAAGGCCGATCGTTGATTGGCGCATTACTCAGGAAATAAAGCATGGCAAATTTAGTTCAAGGCACCGTCAAGTGGTTCAATGACGAAAAAGGTTTCGGCTTCATCGAGCAGGAATCTGGCAAAGATGTATTCGTACATTTCAGTGCTATCAACGGCGGTGGTCGTAAGACTCTGCAAGAAGGCCAGAAAGTAACTATGGAAGTTACTCAAGGTCAGAAAGGCCCACAGGCGGAAAACGTAACTCCTCTGTAAGCCTTTCGCCTGATCTGACTTTCGGGTCAGATCAAGCATCTTCTGGCAGCCCACATGCACTCCGGTGTCTGTGGGCTGTTTCATTTATGCCTCCCCGTTTTCCTGCCGCTCACGGTACAGAATTGGCCCGCCCAACGCTTTCCTGCGGCGCAGAACCTGTTAATCTTGGGTCATTATCAGCTGATTGTTACTCCGATGATTGATCAGGGCGAACTCTTTGACATTCCCAGTCCTTGCCGCCGTATCTGCGAACTGAACAACCGCGGTTACTGCAAAGGCTGTTTCCGCAGCCGCGACGAACGTCTCTACTGGAATCAGTTCACGACCTTCCAGAAGCAACTGGTGGTGAATCTGTGTGAAAAACGCCGCCTCAAGGTGCTGAGCGCCAAACAACAAAGTGCCGCCAGCAACGAAGAAGAAACTGCCATACCACAGCTGGATATGTTTACCGTACAGAATGAGCATGTCAGCTCTGCACCGACAGAAACCGAAAACAGCAGCCAGACGGATAACCGTTCCGGGTCTGAGCACACGGCCAGCCAAGACACACCGGATAGCAGCTCAGCCACAGCAATAATCGGCGAGCCTGCTGCCGATCCGCTACCGGAACACGGGCATCAACAAAGCGCCAGCCTGTTCGAAGCAGAGAGCGCTGTGACAGAAATACCTGATAACACGCAGAATATGACGACCAGCGAATCCGGCGACAATAAAGACAAAGACAAAGACAAAGAAGAGAAGACAGAAAAAACAACGCGCGCCCGGTCACAGACCAGAACGCGCAAGGCTGATGATTCTCAGCTGGATATGTTCAGCTGAGAGACACAAACACAGCAGCTTATGAACAAAGAGCCACATTCACCGCCAGATCACGCTTCCATTGCATGGTCATAGAGGTTGCCCGGGTTGGCTTATATTCAGCGCCAACCCAGCCTTTATAACCCGAGGTTTCGATACAGCGGAAAATAGCAGGAAAATCCAGCGTGCCACTGCCCGGCTCACCACGTTTGGGTATATCGGCAAACTGAATATGCCCGATTTTCGCGGCATGCAGATTAATAAAATCACAGACGTTATGCCCCATCAGCGCCATATGATAAA of the Thalassolituus hydrocarboniclasticus genome contains:
- a CDS encoding GGDEF domain-containing protein encodes the protein MSRWHSDYGLLLQALPYGLGVLLLLLTQLFNQGRIGQMAILTLVTYALVQQRLQVQLSDADTYWVFFWLCLLWPVNVALIRYLPERRPFSLGGMIFPAILGLQFLVLAALSVSDWYAASLDWTAGFREQASAGLLPLPAWVTFTLGAALIINRLPQQSDTPLALLALLLLHGWLFYRLDASQISVLVSSLSLLLLFATLLINNHHLAFIDELTGLPGRRALMNDLKHCHGRYLLVMADIDHFKQFNDTHGHDVGDDVLRLVAAQLNKTSGGGRAYRYGGEEFTLIFPSSELSECLPFIEATRERIASYPLIVRNRQQRPETQRQGKKQRGQSNNSKTLNVTMSFGAARRNSGESIEELMKRADKALYKAKENGRNRVEKAK
- the nth gene encoding endonuclease III — encoded protein: MNKEKRIEIFSRLKAENLHPETELEYSTPFELLIAVLLSAQATDVSVNKATRKLYPVANTPESIRALGEEGLKQYIKTIGLFNSKAKNVIRLCEILLEQHGGEVPQTREALEALPGVGRKTANVVLNTAFGQPTIAVDTHIFRVSNRTKIAPGKNVDEVEQRLMRVVPKEFQLDAHHWLILHGRYVCVARKPKCGACIIEDLCEFKQKTSD
- the gloA gene encoding lactoylglutathione lyase, whose translation is MRLLHTMLRVGDMDRAIEFYTKVLGMTLLRKHDNEEYQYTLAFIGYQPESEGAVLELTYNWGTSEYDLGSAYGHIAIEVDNAAEACERIRNHGGNVVREAGPVKGGTTVIAFVEDPDGYKIELIEKRADAHNF
- a CDS encoding class I SAM-dependent methyltransferase, which translates into the protein MFQHIQWPVDDQAQRLFHGRGHAWPGFEHLNIDWYAPLVLITLYAEVDESWLSELEQQLLAGLKRGRPDHAGQLSVVVQHRCRTGAPFTLLCGQLPEQLVIKEDGLSYWLHLNRSQNTGLFLDMANGRRWVRAHSDGRRVLNLFAYTCGFSLAALAGGATKVVNVDMSRAALSHGRENHRLNDHDLSRVVFEGVDIFKSFGRLKKHGPYDLLICDPPTYQKGSVDIRRDYAKLLRRLPELMVAGGDCLLCLNAPDLGEDFLLAEVAQHAPHCVLVERLANPPVFIEAQAGRGLKVLHFRYQP
- a CDS encoding cold-shock protein codes for the protein MANLVQGTVKWFNDEKGFGFIEQESGKDVFVHFSAINGGGRKTLQEGQKVTMEVTQGQKGPQAENVTPL
- a CDS encoding DUF1289 domain-containing protein; the encoded protein is MGHYQLIVTPMIDQGELFDIPSPCRRICELNNRGYCKGCFRSRDERLYWNQFTTFQKQLVVNLCEKRRLKVLSAKQQSAASNEEETAIPQLDMFTVQNEHVSSAPTETENSSQTDNRSGSEHTASQDTPDSSSATAIIGEPAADPLPEHGHQQSASLFEAESAVTEIPDNTQNMTTSESGDNKDKDKDKEEKTEKTTRARSQTRTRKADDSQLDMFS